A stretch of the Arachis stenosperma cultivar V10309 chromosome 6, arast.V10309.gnm1.PFL2, whole genome shotgun sequence genome encodes the following:
- the LOC130932692 gene encoding N-terminal acetyltransferase B complex catalytic subunit NAA20: MTTIRRFCCNDLLRFASVNLDHLTETFNMSFYMTYLARWPDYFHVAEGPGNRIMGYIMGKVEGQGESWHGHVTAVTVAPEYRRQQLAKKLMNLLEDISDNIDKAYFVDLFVRASNAPAIKMYEKLGYVIYRRVLRYYSGEEDGLDMRKALSRDVEKKSIIPLKRPITPDELEYD; the protein is encoded by the exons ATGACCACCATCCGCCGCTTTTGCTGCAACGATCTCCTTCGCTTTGCCTCCGTCAACCTAGACCATCTTACTGAGACC TTCAATATGTCTTTCTACATGACCTATCTCGCCAGATGGCCAGACTATTTTCATGTTGCCGAAGGCCCTGGAAACCGAATCATGGGTTACA TTATGGGTAAAGTAGAGGGACAAGGAGAATCTTGGCATGGGCATGTCACTGCAGTAACCGTTGCTCCCGAGTATCGGCGGCAGCAATTAGCCAAGAAACTCATGAATTTGCTAGAAGACATCAGCGACAACAT TGACAAGGCTTATTTCGTTGATCTTTTTGTGAGAGCATCAAATGCACCAGCCATCAAGATGTATGAAAAG CTTGGCTATGTGATTTATCGACGAGTGCTACGCTATTACTCTGGGGAAGAAGATGGATTGG ATATGAGGAAGGCATTGTCTCGTGATGTTGAAAAGAAGTCAATCATTCCTCTTAAACGACCAATCACGCCGGATGAATTAGAGTATGATTAA